Genomic DNA from Cuculus canorus isolate bCucCan1 chromosome 29, bCucCan1.pri, whole genome shotgun sequence:
TGCGGAGCTGCTCGGGCTCCTTCGGAGACTGCGAGGAGATGGGGGACAGTAGCATGAGGGAGGTGCTGGGGATGCCCTGCCACTCCCCAACCCCGCTTCCCTTTCAATCCTCCCAGCTCCAGGGAGGCCCcatcaccccaaaacaccccccacccctccctaGACCTTCCATACCCCTAGCGATGTCCTGACACCTCAAAATGCCCTCACCCCACTCCCTGGCCCCCTCTCTGGGCCCTACACCCTCCCAGACCCCATCTGTGGGGCAACCAAGGCCCTAAAGGGACCCTGAGCTCCCCAGATCCCATCTTTAGGGCCACCAAGGCCCCTGAGCCCTCCCAGCCCCAACGTCCTCTGCTCCTATTTTGGGGCCACACAGACTCCTCATGCCCCAACCAGCCCCGCCCCAGCCCCAACCCTGGGGTCACTCAGGCTCATCACCTCGCCCCCAGCCCCGATTTTGGGGGCTAGCAAggcccctgagcccccccaatcccctaAGCATCCCCCATGTCCATCTTTGGGGCCTACCCAGACAGCTCTTCCCCCCTGCCCTCAATTCCATCTTTGAGTTCCCCAAGTCCCCATCTTCAGGGCCACCAAGGCCCCCGAGCAGCTCCAATTCCCCGAGACGCCCTCATTCCCCATCTTTCAAGGCCACCCAGTCCCCTGAGGCAGCACTAACCCCCATCTTTCATGTCACCAAGGCCCCTTAACCCTCCTCAATCCCCTAAACCTCCATCTTTGAGGTCAACAAGGCCTCtgagccccccaaccccctgaGCACCCTCTCAGCCCCACCTTTGAGTGCCCCCAGCTCTATCTTCGGGCCACTCAGTTTACCCCACATTCCATCTTTGGGGTCACCAAGGCCCCcgagccccccagcaccctaAGCAACCTCCCAACCCCACCTTtgagcccccccagccctatcTTTGGGGCCACCCAGACAGTTCACCCCCTCATTCTGTCTTTGGGGCCATCCAGACAGTTCACCCCCTCATTCTGTCTTTGGGGACACCCAGACAGTTCACCCCCTCATTCCGTCTTTGGGGCCATCCAGACAGTTCACCCCCTCATTCCATCTTTGGGGACACCCAGACAGTTCACCCCCCCCTCTCTATCTTTGCGGTCATCCAGGACCCTGAATACCTCCCCCAGCTCCATCTTTGAGGCCCCCAGCAACATCTTTGGGGTCACCAAGGCCCCTGAGCCCTCCAAATCCCTGAGCACCACCCCCAGCCCTATCTTTGGGGGCTCCCCTATCCCCTGAGGCCTCTCGAACCCCGATCTTCGGGATCACCCAGGACCCTAGGCATCCCTCCAGCTCCATCTTTGAGGCACCCCCAGCTCCACCTTTGGGGTCACCAAGgcccctgagccccccccaaccccctgaGCGCCCCTTCAGTCCCGTCTTTGGGGACACCCAGCCCCCCCGAGGTCCCCTCCCTCCTCACACCTTCGAGGTTCCCCCCGCgatcccccccaccccggggcCCTctctccatgtcccccccatcctTCCCCCCACTCGATCCCTGCCCCGCCCCGCGCATGCGCGGCGCCGCTGCGGCCGCCATCGCCCACCCGAGCACAAAGGCGCGCACGTGGCCCCCGGCGCGCGCGcgggaaaagggaggggggggaaaggggaataAAGAAAAACGAGCGGGCGCGCGCGTCGCCCCTGCGCATGCGCCCTGAGACCCCTCCAGCGGCCGGCGGGGCGCGCGCGCATGCGCAGgagccgcggggcggggggcgcgcgCAGGCGCGGGGCGCGCGCCAGGCCCGCGCGCGGTAGTAAGCGAGgccggcgggggcgggggggcggagggggagAGAGCAGAGGCCGCGGGGAAAAAGGAAGGGTGGAAAGGGTTGGGAGGCGCTCACCTCGGATTTGgccatggcggcggcggcggcagcgcggGGCTCGGCGGCTCAGCGCGCGATGCTCCCTCTGCGAGGCGCCGACACAGAAAGGGGCCGAGCGATGCGAGCTCCGCCGCCTCACTCCGCCGCCCCCGCCGTCCGCCCGCCCCACGCCCGTTCCCATTGGGCGGCACCGCCGAGGCCACGCCCTGCGGCCGACGCTCATTGGGCGATGCGGCTCTAGCAACGCCTCATCTCGCCTCTCATTGGTTGCTACGGCTGAAGCCACGCCCACTCACCGCCCCCTGCCGCGAGCTGGGACAGAGCAGCGCGCCCTCATTGGCGGAGCGCTGCCTCCCCGCCTGCGCTGATTGGCCAACGGCGTGCGATGCCCCGCCCATGATCTGCTCTGATTGGACGGAACTGCAGTGGCCCCGCCACCACCGCTTTTCCCGCTCCAGCACGGCGACTCCCCCAGATCTCGTCTGATTGGCTGCCTCGCTGCCGCTCCCGCCCTCCGCTCCGCTCTGATTGGTTGCCTTCGCTCCTCCGCCACTTCCATTGGCCGCGGCAGCCGCCGCTCAGCGCTGCCCGGCGCGGGCCCCGGCGGAGATCTGCGAGCGCGCCGCGGCAGGCGGGCACGCAGCAGCAGGAAGGcgcggcggcggtggcggcgccGCGGCGGCGAGTCCCGGCGGCGGCGAGGAGCAGCCTCGCGCCGGTGGGCGCCCAAGGTGGGCCCGCTTCGACGCATGCGCACGGGGCgaggagggaaaatgggggggcTGTgaatggggggagggggggaaacgCATGCGCGGAGCGAGGTTGGCGGCGCCTGCGCGCTGCGGGCGGTTTTGGCGGTGGAGGAGGCGGCTCGGTGGGGCGGTCAGACCGCGGCGGAAGGGCCCGCGCCAGAGCCGCTCCCCGCCCAGGTTAGCAGCGAGCGGGCGGCGGATGAATGGAAGGGGGGGGGAATGGGAACAGCGGGACCCGCTGGCGGGATGGGCAGGCGGTTCAGCCAATAGGAGCGCCGGAGGGGTGCGGCGTCGCGGGCTTTGACAGCCGGCTCAGCCAATCAGCGGGCGGGGCCGCGGCGTTGTTCAGCCAATGGGCGGGCGCGTGGCGGGGCGCTCAGCCAATGAACGAGCGGGCTGGTTGGCGCGCTGACCCATTGAGTGGGCGGGACCGCTGGCGCGCTCAGCCAATGACAGGGGGCCTCGCCGGCGCGCCGAGCCAGCCGGGGGCGGGGCCTCTGGAGCATTCAGCCAATCACGGGCCGCGTCGCGGCGCTCTCATCCAATGGGGAGCCGTGGCGGGATGCTGTCCCCGCCCCCTCGGCGCGCTCTGGCCCCGCCGCTCCCGGGACGAGCCCGACAGACCCGGTCTGGCGCTTTTTAGACACAAAACATCAGTTTTGGCCTTAAAATGGCTCTTTTCTTACCTCAAAACGGCACCTTTTGACAAAAACCggtgcttttcttttgttcctcgCGGTCTCCCGCACGCGGCTGTAGGTATGCGTCGTCCTGGGCTCCGTCCCTGCTCCTTTGCGCCCAAAACAGATCCTTTTTTTTATCCAAAACGGCTCCTTTTTCACGCAAACTCATTCCTTTTCGACCCCAAAGTGCTCCTTTTCCATGCAAACCCATCCCTTTTCCACACAAAGCGGCTCCTTTTCCTCACAAACTcatccctttccccccccaaagCCATCCGTTTTTAGGGAGTTTCACCCAAATTACACCTCATTGTGCCTAAATCCCTACCAGTTTTAGGgcttttcaccccaaaaaaaaccccaccattcCCTGTGCCTAAATGCTGCTGGTTTTAGGGGCTTTCACCCAAATTACCCTTCCTGTGCCAAAATCTGTACTGTTTTTAGGACTTTTAATCCATGTTCCTTTGCCTGTGTCTAAATCACCAccatttttgtggttttttcaCACAACAAACCTCCATTCCCTGTTCTAAATCTCTCAATTTTGATGGGTTTTCACCCCGAACCCCACCATTCTCTGTTCCTAAATCTCTTGGCTTTTTGATTTTAACCCAAGTTACCCTTCCCTGTGCCTAAATCAATTTTTTAGGCATTTTAACCTAAATCCCATTTAGGGATTTAGGAAGCCGCTGTCTCCTTCGCCACTACCTCCCATTTGCAGCCCCCTtgcaggggttggggggcagtaGGGGTCCGCAATAACCCCCAGTCCCCGTGTCACCCCCAGGACCCGTGGGCGCTGCGCTATGGGCAAGAGGAGCAAGCGGGCAGCCGACAGCTCGTCCTCGGGAGACGAGGAGGAATATGTGGTGGAAAAGGTGCTGGACCGGCGCGTGGTGAAGGGCCAGGCCGAGTACCTGCTCAAGTGGAAAGGCTTCTCCGAGTGAGTATCCAagaggagcaggggctgggaatggtgaggatgaggatgaggatggtgatGAGTACCTGCCCAAGTGGAAGGGCTTCTCCGAGTGAGTATCCAagaggagcaggggctgggaatggtgaggatgaggatggtgatGAGTACCTACTCAAGTGGAAGGGCTTCTCCGAGTGAGTATCCAAGAGGAACGGGGGCTGGGAatgatgaggatgaggatgaggatggtgatGAGTACCTGCCCAAGTGGAAGGGCTTCTCCGAGTGAGTATCCAagaggagcaggggctgggaatggtgaggatgaggatggtgatGAGTACCTGCTCAAGTGGAAGGGCTTCTCCGAGTGAGTATCCAagaggagcaggggctgggaatggtgaggatgaggatgagtACCTGCTCAAGTGGAAGAGCTTCTCCGAGTGAGTATCCAagaggagcaggggctgggaatggtgaggatgaggatgaggatggtgatGAGTACCTGCCCAAGTGGAAGGGCTTCTCCGAGTGAGTATCCAagaggagcaggggctgggaatggtgaggatgaggatggtgatGAGTACCTACTCAAGTGGAAGGGCTTCTCCGAGTGAGTATCCAAGAGGAACAGGGGCTGGGAATGGTGAGGATGAGTACCTGCTCAAGCGGAAGGGCTTCTCCGAGTGAGTATCCAACAGGAACGGGGGCTGGGAatgatgaggatgaggatgaggatggtgatGAGTACCTGCCCAAGTGGAAGGGCTTCTCCGAGTGAGTATCCAagaggagcaggggctgggaatggtgaggatgaggatggtgatGAGTACCTGCTCAAGTGGAAGGGCTTCTCCGAGTGAGTATCCAagaggagcaggggctgggaatggtgaggatgaggatggtgatGAGTACCTGCTCAAGTGGAAGGGCTTCTCCGAGTGAGTATCCAagaggagcaggggctgggaatggtgaggatgaggatgagtACCTGCTCAAGTGGAAGGGCTTCTCTGAGTGAGTATCCAAGAGGAACAGGGGCTGGGAAtggtgaggatgaggatgagtACCTGCTCAAGTGGAAGGGCTTCTCCGACTGAGTATCCAagaggagcaggggctgggaatggtgaggatgaggatggtgatGAGTACCTGCTCAAGTGGAAGGGCTTCTCCGAGTGAGTATCCAACAGGAACGGGGGCTGGGAATGATGAGGATGAGGATTGTGATGAGGATGAGTACCTGCTCAAGTGGAAGGGCTTCTCCGATTGAGTATCCAACAGGAACGGGGGCTGGGAAtggtgaggatgaggatggtgatGAGTACCTGCCCAAGTGGAAGGGCTTCTCCGAGTGAGTATCCAACAGGAACGGGGGCTGGGAAAGGTGAGGATTATTATGATGGTGATTTGTTGACAGGGAACACAACACTTGGGAGCCGGAGAAGAACCTGGATTGCCCGGAGTTGATTTCAGAGTTTATGAGGAAATATAAGAAGATGAAGGAAGGCGATGGGAACAAACAACGGGAGAAGGCAGAGGGCGCCAAGAGGAAAGGAGCGCTGCCCGGGGGCGGGGACGAAGTCAAGGccaagaagaaaagggaggtgaggaagggagggggTGTGACTGGGACAGACACTCAGGGACGCAGAGCATGCTGGAACAGGTATGGGCACgcagggaaggggacagggacccGGGGAGTGGCACACAAGGAATGGGATGGGCACCCAGGGACAGGTACACAGGGCTGGGGATGGATCCACGGACAGGGatccagggatgaggacaaggacAGGGGCCCGCGGACAAGGATGGGCGCTCAGGTATGGGGACAGGCACCCAGGAAATGCACACGAGGATGGGAATGGGCACACAGGGCCGAGGACAGGGACCCAGGGATGACCACAGGGACAGGGACCCGATTCCAGCCgcaccccccagcacccactccTCAATCCCATGCCCTCATTCTGGTCTGGGTTTGTCCCTGGGCATTCTGAAATGACCTCATTCCCTTGGAATTGTTTCCTTGCTCCTTATCTCCCTCGTCCTGTTCCCAGCGTCTAGATTAGGCGAGTTTGGTCTTTGTGGCCTTCCTTTTATCAGGAAGTTTAACCACCCCGGAGGCTTCGGCACCTGCCGCTGAGCAAAGCGTTCCCAGGGGAAAACATCGATCATCCCAGGGCTTCTGGAACAACACGGGGACCGGGAcgcagggatggggacagggaccaagggatggggacagggactcATTGCCCCCAGGGAGGGCCAGCACCCCGCTATCCCCAACCCTGTCCTCTCCCCCCCCGATTCCCAAACCTCCCTTCACTGCctcaaaatctcttttttttcaccctaAAAAATCTGCAGACTAATGACATCGCCCGGGGCTTCGAGCGGGGCCTGGAGCCCGAGAAGATCATCGGTGCCACCGACTCCTGCGGGGAACTCATGTTCCTCATGAAGTGGTGAGGCCACCTCACTCAccctgggagggaggggacagggacacctccttTGTgtgtcccctccatgtcccccctAATTTGTGTCCATATCCCCCCTAATTTGTGTCCCATTTGTCCTGCCATGCCCCCTAATTtgtgtccccttgtccccctAATTTGTCCCCTGATCTGTGTCTCCTTTCCCCTTTAatctgtgtcccccccacccccctcacCTGTGTCCCTtttgtgtcccccccaatcccccccaggAAGGACACGGACGAGGCCGACCTGGTGCTGGCAAAGGAGGCGAACCTCAAGTGTCCCCAAATTGTCATCGCGTtctatgaggagcggctgacCTGGCACGCGTACCCCGAGGACACTGACAGCAAAGACCGCGACGCCCCCCGCAGCTAAGGCGGCCCCCCCGCCTGTACATAGCCCCTCCCGTGTCCCCTGCCCCCCGTATGTGTGTCTCTAATGTCCCCAGGAACCCCCCTGTGTCCCCGTCCTCCCCCCGGCCCCAGAGGAGGGGTGGGGgcgggtttgggggggctctgcccccctgttttttgctcttttttctaAGGTGGATGTTTTTAGCTggaccccctcccccccccaggaTGTCCCATGGCCATCCCAGAGTGACCCCATCCTGGGGTGTCCCCATTCCAGAGGGACCCCATCCTAGGGTCTCCCTGTCTGGACCCTCCCGGAGTGTCCCTATCCCAGAGTGTCCCCATCCTAGGGTGTCCCCATGGCTGTCCCaggatgtccccatccccggggTATCCCCCTGGCTGTCCTAGGGTGTACCCATCCTGGGGTGTCCCCATTCCAGATGGACCCCATCCTAGGGTCTCCCTGTCTGGACGCCCCCAGGGTGTTCC
This window encodes:
- the CBX5 gene encoding chromobox protein homolog 5 — translated: MGKRSKRAADSSSSGDEEEYVVEKVLDRRVVKGQAEYLLKWKGFSEEHNTWEPEKNLDCPELISEFMRKYKKMKEGDGNKQREKAEGAKRKGALPGGGDEVKAKKKRETNDIARGFERGLEPEKIIGATDSCGELMFLMKWKDTDEADLVLAKEANLKCPQIVIAFYEERLTWHAYPEDTDSKDRDAPRS